A DNA window from Vigna unguiculata cultivar IT97K-499-35 chromosome 10, ASM411807v1, whole genome shotgun sequence contains the following coding sequences:
- the LOC114165584 gene encoding vinorine synthase-like produces the protein MKVEVEIISREDIKPSSPTPSHLRVFRLSLLDQLIPSPYAPIILFYTSPKSNTTYLSEVPERLELLKKSLSETLTKFYPLGGKIKEDLSIECNDEGANFVLVRVKCPLDEFLVQPQLTVLNKFLPVGLVSEGSNSGTYVTNIQVNIFECGGIAIGMCISHRILDGAALSTFIKGWTERAKGCNQSTQPNFIAPSLFPANSPWFRDLSMWMWGSLFKQGKWVTRRFLFRNSAIATLKAQTPGTENSTRLQMVSAMLWKSLMGVSKARFGTKRPSFVTHLVNLRRKMDEALCPEHGMGNVLWLMAAESVDDNEMGLEELVGKLRTAISRVDKEFVEELRGDKGRSIIQESLRAIGEMGSKSEVDYFGFSSWCNFGFYEADFGWGKPTWVSGGGSIDSVSMFMNLIILVDTRLGDGIEAWVTLEEEDMIHLKANPELLTCAILDPSPLAMSSVA, from the coding sequence atgAAAGTTGAAGTAGAAATAATTTCTAGAGAAGATATTAAACCATCTTCTCCCACACCCTCTCACCTTAGAGTCTTCAGGCTTTCCCTTTTGGACCAACTTATCCCATCGCCATATGCTCCAATAATCCTGTTCTACACCTCACCTAAGAGTAACACAACTTATCTTTCTGAAGTCCCTGAGAGGTTAGAATTGCTGAAAAAATCTCTATCAGAGACACTAACCAAATTCTACCCTCTAGGTGGCAAAATCAAAGAGGATCTGTCCATTGAGTGCAATGATGAAGGTGCTAATTTTGTGCTGGTCCGAGTGAAATGTCCTCTAGATGAATTTCTAGTCCAACCTCAGTTGACCGTACTAAACAAGTTTCTTCCTGTTGGTCTTGTTTCtgaaggatcaaattcaggAACCTATGTCACTAACATTCAAGTGAACATCTTTGAATGTGGGGGAATTGCCATTGGCATGTGCATTTCACATAGGATCCTTGATGGGGCTGCACTAAGCACCTTTATCAAAGGGTGGACAGAAAGGGCCAAGGGTTGTAACCAATCAACCCAACCAAACTTCATTGCACCTTCTCTGTTCCCCGCTAACAGTCCATGGTTTAGAGACTTATCTATGTGGATGTGGGGTTCGTTGTTCAAACAAGGCAAGTGGGTCACAAGGAGGTTTCTGTTTAGAAACTCAGCTATAGCTACACTCAAGGCTCAAACACCAGGCACAGAAAATTCCACACGTCTTCAGATGGTTTCTGCTATGCTGTGGAAGTCCCTCATGGGTGTGTCCAAGGCACGGTTTGGTACCAAAAGACCTTCTTTTGTGACTCATTTGGTGAACCTGAGGAGAAAAATGGATGAGGCTCTTTGTCCTGAACATGGTATGGGAAATGTTCTTTGGTTGATGGCTGCAGAGAGTGTGGATGATAATGAGATGGGGTTGGAGGAGTTGGTGGGGAAGTTGAGGACTGCAATATCAAGAGTAGATAAGGAATTTGTTGAAGAATTGAGAGGAGATAAGGGAAGGTCAATTATCCAGGAGAGTCTCAGGGCAATAGGTGAGATGGGATCAAAGAGTGAAGTGGATTATTTTGGGTTTAGTAGCTGGTGCAATTTTGGGTTCTACGAGGCTGATTTTGGGTGGGGAAAACCCACATGGGTGAGTGGTGGTGGTTCAATTGATTCAGTTTCAATGTTCATGAATCTTATCATCCTAGTGGACACAAGGTTGGGAGACGGAATAGAAGCTTGGGTTACCTTGGAAGAAGAGGATATGATTCATTTGAAAGCAAACCCTGAACTCCTCACTTGTGCAATACTGGATCCAAGTCCTTTAGCAATGAGTTCTGTTGCCTGA